From the Deltaproteobacteria bacterium genome, one window contains:
- a CDS encoding NAD(P)-dependent oxidoreductase gives MAKIGFVGLGIMGEPMCRNVLSKGHEVTVYNRTRAKMEPLVAAGANAAPSLADLVRGSEVVITMVADPAAVRDVVTAKGGILSAVSPGTVHIDMSTVSPETSREIALLLRGKGADHLEAPVLGSRKPAVDGTLTILTGGDEELSRRMEPLLLAMGNRVIHMGRTGMAAQMKLIINQILGAILCVLAEASLTGTEAGLAPDRILAVLGNSVVDCPAIRMKGPDMLGERIFTPNFPLKHAHKDMRLAVEAGAAAGIPTPVTKAACDLFAAARDAGFGDRDVSAVLRALTDR, from the coding sequence ATGGCGAAAATCGGATTCGTGGGCCTCGGGATCATGGGGGAGCCGATGTGCCGCAACGTCCTTTCGAAGGGGCACGAGGTCACCGTGTACAACCGGACCCGCGCGAAGATGGAGCCGCTCGTCGCGGCCGGGGCCAACGCGGCCCCCTCGCTCGCGGATCTGGTCCGCGGCTCCGAGGTCGTGATCACGATGGTGGCCGATCCGGCGGCGGTGCGCGACGTCGTCACGGCGAAGGGGGGAATCCTGTCCGCCGTCTCGCCCGGGACGGTCCACATCGACATGAGCACCGTGTCCCCGGAGACTTCCCGGGAGATCGCGCTCCTCCTGCGGGGAAAAGGCGCGGACCACCTCGAGGCGCCGGTGCTGGGCAGCCGGAAGCCGGCCGTCGACGGAACGCTCACGATCCTCACCGGGGGGGACGAGGAGCTCTCCCGCCGGATGGAGCCGTTGCTCCTGGCGATGGGGAACCGGGTGATCCACATGGGCCGCACCGGGATGGCGGCGCAGATGAAGCTCATCATCAACCAGATCCTGGGGGCGATCCTCTGCGTCCTCGCGGAGGCGTCGCTGACGGGTACGGAGGCGGGCCTTGCGCCGGACCGGATCCTCGCCGTGCTCGGGAACTCGGTCGTGGATTGCCCGGCGATCCGGATGAAGGGACCCGACATGCTCGGGGAGCGGATCTTCACGCCGAACTTTCCGTTGAAGCACGCGCACAAGGACATGCGGCTCGCCGTGGAGGCGGGGGCCGCGGCCGGGATCCCGACGCCGGTGACGAAGGCGGCGTGCGACCTGTTCGCCGCCGCAAGGGACGCCGGCTTCGGCGACCGGGACGTCTCCGCGGTCCTCCGGGCGTTGACCGACCGGTAG
- a CDS encoding tetratricopeptide repeat protein: MPRKVVGIVIGFLILAGFSADSGAAAESRTGLRLAGGDRPFLSAYVRYSAQGSRDLLGLPVSPSMPERELARLENRLREELRGLSSEEPVVEAFRRVLLVEEGFTYDKSPGEPENYLLETVVSRKKGNCLGLSMLYLALAERLGVPFRGVYVPSHCFVRLEGTAARRNVEFSDGGANWDDERYRREFRVAPGRPYLVSLSGDGMLGVFLKSLGAGYSRRGREADALRIYDEAARRYPGLPDVHYNAGVSLHKLGRLDEAAARYRLAIALDPEMAAPRENLGILLARNGRYAEAIEEGRRAVELEPRNAAARGSLASTYCGCGRFEEGIREFRTAVELEPRNARARAGLAQAYYAMGFYREAATECDRAEALGCRFEPSMLKALSRFRDSRAVLP; the protein is encoded by the coding sequence GTGCCGCGCAAGGTCGTCGGGATCGTTATCGGTTTTCTGATTCTTGCAGGTTTTTCCGCGGATTCCGGTGCCGCGGCCGAGTCGAGGACCGGATTGCGGCTCGCCGGGGGAGATCGTCCGTTCCTGTCCGCCTATGTCCGGTACTCCGCACAGGGGAGCCGCGACCTGCTCGGCCTGCCGGTGTCCCCGTCGATGCCGGAGCGGGAACTCGCCCGGCTCGAAAATCGGCTGCGGGAGGAGTTGCGCGGTCTCTCGTCGGAGGAGCCGGTGGTGGAGGCGTTCCGCCGCGTCCTTCTCGTCGAGGAGGGATTCACCTACGACAAATCCCCCGGGGAGCCGGAAAACTACCTTCTCGAGACGGTCGTATCGAGGAAGAAGGGGAACTGCCTCGGCCTGTCGATGCTCTATCTCGCCCTCGCGGAGCGGCTTGGAGTCCCCTTCCGCGGGGTGTACGTTCCGTCCCACTGCTTCGTGCGGCTCGAAGGGACCGCCGCCCGGAGGAACGTGGAGTTCTCCGACGGCGGGGCGAACTGGGATGACGAGCGGTACCGCCGGGAATTCCGCGTCGCGCCGGGCCGCCCGTACCTGGTTTCCCTGAGCGGCGACGGGATGCTCGGGGTGTTCCTGAAAAGCCTGGGCGCCGGGTATTCGCGCCGGGGCCGGGAGGCGGACGCCTTGCGGATCTACGATGAGGCGGCCCGCAGGTACCCGGGCCTTCCGGACGTCCATTACAACGCCGGCGTTTCGCTGCACAAGCTCGGTCGTCTCGATGAGGCGGCGGCCCGGTATCGCCTCGCGATCGCGCTCGATCCCGAAATGGCCGCCCCCCGCGAGAACCTGGGGATCCTCCTCGCGCGCAACGGACGGTATGCGGAGGCGATCGAGGAGGGGCGCAGGGCGGTGGAGCTCGAACCGCGGAACGCCGCGGCCCGGGGCAGCCTGGCGAGCACGTATTGCGGGTGCGGACGATTCGAAGAGGGGATCCGGGAGTTCCGGACGGCGGTGGAGCTCGAGCCGCGGAACGCCCGCGCGCGGGCGGGCCTTGCTCAGGCGTACTACGCCATGGGTTTCTACCGGGAGGCGGCCACCGAGTGCGACCGGGCGGAGGCGTTGGGGTGCCGTTTCGAACCGTCGATGCTCAAGGCGCTCAGCCGTTTCCGCGACTCCCGCGCCGTTCTCCCGTAG